A single Cyclopterus lumpus isolate fCycLum1 chromosome 3, fCycLum1.pri, whole genome shotgun sequence DNA region contains:
- the rcn1 gene encoding reticulocalbin-1 has protein sequence MDVYSFMCAALLCTVVVHGKPTLRKDRVLHDPELGRQAHEDNKSFQYDHEAFLGKEEARTFDQLTPEESKDRLGKIVDRIDGDADGYISTAELKAWIKRVQKRYVYENVAKVWTDYDLNKDNKISWDEYKQATYGYYLSNPEEFEEATDQFSFKKMLPRDERRFKRADLDGDLAADREEFTSFLHPEEFEHMRDTVVLETLEDIDKNGDGHVDEDEYIADMFAHEDGGPEPDWIKTEREQFSDFRDLNKDGKMDQDEIRHWIMPQDYDHAQAEARHLVYESDQDKDQMLTKEEILENWNMFVGSQATNYGEDLTKNHDEL, from the exons ATGGACGTCTACAGCTTCATGTGTGCTGCGCTTCTGTGCACGGTTGTGGTGCACGGTAAGCCGACGTTAAGGAAAGACAGAGTTCTTCATGACCCCGAATTGGGCAGGCAAGCTCACGAAGACAATAAAAGCTTCCAATACGACCATGAGGCCTTTCTTGGCAAAGAGGAGGCCAGGACATTTGACCAGCTCACTCCCGAGGAGAGCAAGGACAGGCTTGG TAAAATAGTGGACAGGATAGACGGTGACGCGGATGGCTACATCTCCACAGCCGAACTCAAGGCTTGGATAAAACGTGTACAGAAGCGTTACGTTTATGAGAATGTGGCTAAGGTGTGGACGGACTATGATctgaacaaagacaacaagatTTCGTGGGATGAGTACAAGCAAGCCACATACGGATACTACCTTT CCAACCCGGAGGAGTTTGAGGAAGCAACAGACCAGTTTAGCTTCAAGAAGATGCTCCCTCGTGATGAGAGGAGGTTTAAAAGAGCTGATCTGGATGGGGACCTGGCAGCAGATAGAGAAGAGTTcacatccttcctccatcctgaGGAGTTCGAACACATGAGGGATACTGTGGTTCTG GAAACCTTGGAGGACATTGACAAGAACGGAGACGGACACGTGGATGAAGATGAGTATATTG CCGACATGTTTGCCCATGAGGACGGGGGTCCGGAGCCGGACTGGATCAAGACCGAGAGGGAACAGTTTTCTGACTTCCGAGACCTGAACAAAGATGGTAAGATGGACCAGGACGAAATCCGCCACTGGATTATGCCACAAGACTACGACCATGCCCAAGCTGAAGCCAGACATCTGGTGTATGAGTCCGACCAGGACAAG GACCAGATGCTGACCAAAGAGGAGATCCTTGAAAACTGGAACATGTTTGTGGGAAGCCAGGCCACAAACTACGGAGAGGACCTCACCAAGAACCACGATGAGCTCTGA